In a single window of the Thermoanaerobaculia bacterium genome:
- the zapE gene encoding AFG1/ZapE family ATPase: MAASAAKCPECGGTGWTLRSAEGERIARECGCRKEESRHRRFEAAQVPERYRDCSFSDFNDTNLALKKAKSVAQEFAAAYPVVEAGLLFVGPAGNGKTHLAIAILNEITRTKGRRALYVNFSDLLMKIQSTFKSDAVETKEDVITPYAETELLVLDELGATKPSDFARDMLYALLNTRYNHKRVTIATSNYMDELTGGAREKLEDRIGYTLRSRLHEMCQTIKIQSDDFREKVKRADFHARY; this comes from the coding sequence ATGGCGGCGAGCGCGGCGAAATGTCCGGAGTGCGGCGGAACGGGATGGACCCTCCGCAGCGCCGAGGGCGAGCGGATCGCGCGGGAATGCGGCTGCCGGAAGGAAGAATCGCGGCACCGCCGATTCGAGGCGGCCCAGGTCCCGGAGCGGTACCGCGACTGCTCCTTTTCCGATTTCAACGACACGAACCTCGCGCTGAAGAAGGCGAAGTCGGTCGCGCAGGAGTTTGCGGCGGCGTACCCCGTCGTCGAGGCGGGGCTCCTCTTCGTCGGCCCGGCGGGAAACGGAAAGACCCACCTCGCGATCGCGATCCTGAACGAGATCACGCGGACGAAGGGGCGCCGGGCGCTGTACGTGAACTTCTCCGACCTGCTGATGAAGATCCAGTCCACCTTCAAGAGCGACGCCGTGGAGACGAAGGAAGACGTGATCACGCCGTACGCCGAGACGGAGCTCCTCGTTCTCGACGAGCTCGGCGCCACGAAACCCTCCGACTTCGCGCGCGACATGCTCTACGCGCTGCTGAACACGCGTTACAACCACAAACGCGTCACGATCGCGACGTCGAACTACATGGACGAGCTCACCGGGGGGGCGCGCGAGAAGCTCGAGGACCGGATCGGCTACACGCTCCGGAGCCGCCTCCACGAGATGTGCCAGACGATCAAGATCCAGAGCGACGACTTCCGCGAGAAGGTCAAGCGCGCGGACTTCCACGCGCGGTACTAG